TGGAAATGGTTGGGACAACATGTATTTGCGGAAAATATGTGTTCACACAACAAGCACACAAGATGGGAACAATTATATGAAGATGTTTTAATAATTAACCAGTATAAAACAGTTTGCTCTCCATACAGTTCTAGACAATAAAAGTGTTTGcagtcatatttttcttttatacaaAATTCCAGTCAATTGTTCCACAACATTTACATTGTCATTCGCTTTTCACAAAATATCTCCTTTTTCCCCccaattttttttcaaatccagCTTTGCTACATAAATGCTTTAGATCTCATGGATATCCctcgatttatttttaaaaagtctaataaaaaaaaccccaaaagacaTTAAATaccattttatatataaaaatgctTAGTAAAAATATAGTTTTGTTGCCCAATTAAAATATATTGCTGAGAATACAGTAAAAACTGTCCTAAAGCCCACCCCTAACAGGCGCCGACACTTTTTACGGCCCCGGCAAAGTCTTCCTAAAAGTTTCCCCCCGCTCAAGTTTGCCTGCCCTTGGGTTAAATACTGGGGGGCAGGTCGCTTCGGCTCGTCCTGGTGGTGGTTGTTTCAGGCAGGATTTACTGGAATTGGCTTAAAAAATGCCCCTTGGAGTTGGTGGGAGCTACAGCTACACCCTGCCGAGGGCTGGACTGGGAGCGCGGCGGGACGGCTAGTGCTTGGGAAAGGCGTCTATTGTGTTATATAGTTATATGGTATATCAGTGAGTTCAGCATggtttttctctaaaaaaaattcaaaacaaaaaaaaaaagaacaaaagaaagcaaTGCATTTAATGAGATACTCTAAATATTATGGAGCTCGTGGTTAAAGGAGgatggctttttgtttttaacGGAGAGCCGGGGCTCTCACGGTGAGAGCATCGGGCGGCGGGGCCAACCTAACCGGTGATGCAGGGACTATAGTAAACGGCGCTGCTGGCGTCGGACAGCGCGGATATCAAGCTGCTCTCCTCGCAGGAGATGCTCCTAGGAGTCACTTTGGACAGGGAGACATGGTAAGGGAGTCCCGAGGCTTCGGGACGAGTCCTGCTCATGTTCAAATATTGGTCGAACTCGTTGCGATCAACGTCTGTCCAGAGCTCGGTTTGGTTCAAGTGATCCACACTCTCCATGTGGTGGGCTTCGGGTGGGGGCGAGAGCTGGCCCAGGTGGGCGGAAAGCCCGTTCTGAGTTCCCGAGCACATCTGGTTGTAGTATATGCTGGAAGGATGGGGAGTCCTCATGGCGTCGGCCAAGTGCGATGGGGTCTGCGCGTAGGGCACAGCCACGTCCCGGCCCATGCACTTCTCCTGGGGAAACTCCATCTGGTGATGGTGGTGGTAGCCGCGAAAGGGCATCATGTTGCAGTCATCCTGCATGTGCGGAGGGAAAAACGCCGGCTCGGTCTGTTCCAAGACATCCAAGGGAGACATCTCAGGAGTTGGCAAGCCATAGTTTTCAATATCCGACCCCATGGAGTGGAGTTCTCTGAAGTGGTTAAGTGGGGGAGGCTGGGGGTGGCCCGGCTGGCTGCCGCCATGGTGACTCATGCTGAAGTTGTCACTGCAAGGCTGGGAAAGGTTATGCAGGAGGATATTGGGTTCCATCCTCTTGATTTTCTTGGCTTGCTTCTTTCTCCTTGGGCGGTACTTGTAGTTGGGGTGATCCTGGAGATGCTGGATTCGCAGCCGCTCTGCCTCTTCCACGAAGGGACGCTTGTCACTGGCGCTCAGTGCTTTCCATGATTGGCCTGGAAGGTGAAAGCAAAGCTCTGTGACACCGTCTCGGCCACCCGGTGCTGgctggggcatggggacaccctgggagagTGACCCTTTGGGGTGGGAAGGGCTCCCTCAGCCACTTTGGTGCCTGAGCACGGTCCTGGTGCTGGCACAAGGAGGGGCTAGGGACTGGGAGCCCAAGCAGGGCTGTCCCTCCATCCCAGCAGCAGGTTCAGGCTATGCCCAGCGCTTCAGCAAAGTGGGAGAATGGTGGTGCAAAGCCGGGGGGGGCTGCGGGAATCCCCCTACCAGGGCAGGGGTTTTTGTCTCCCATTGCCCCTCATACATCCTGGTCCTCCGGGGTGGTTGCTTCCCTGCATCCCGCATCCACAGCCCCACTCCTCCACAGCCCAAATTGCTCATCCCAAACCCCACAGCTCTGTATTCTGAATCCCATGTCCCCGGACCCCGTAGCCCCATGTCTCTGCATCCTGCTGCCTTGTCTGGCCATATCCTGCTTCCCGTAATCCCGCATCCTGCAACTCTGTCTACCCATATCCTGCTTCCCGTGTTCCCACATCCCGCATCCTACGGTCGTGCATCCCGCATCCTGCAGCCCTGTATTCCCATATCCTGCATCCCCGCAGCTGCATACCCCACAGCCCTGCATCTTTGCATCCCACAGCTGTTTCCCTGTATCTCGCGCATGTGTAGCTCTGTATCTTCACATCCGACAACCCACAGCCCCATACTCCCACATCCTAATCCCACATCCCACAGCCCTATAGTGCTGCATCCCACAGCCCTCGATCCTGCAGCCCTTCATCCTTACGGCCCATGTCCTCGCACTCCCGCATCCTTGCAGCCCACAGCCAACATCCCTTCATCCCATCTCCCTACAGCTCGCATCCCGCAGCCCTTTAACCTTGCAGCCCCCAGCACCGCACCCTTCTAACTCAGCTCCTGCACTCCCATATACTCACAGCCTGCCCCTCCCAGTCCCATACTCTTGCAGCGCACATCCCGATACCCCATATCCCTGCAACCCACATCCCCAGCCCCTTATCTCTATGTTCTGCTGCCCTGTACCCCTGCAACTCACATCCTCAGTCCCATAGCCCTGCACTCCAACGCTCCATACCCCTGCAGTGTATATCCCCAGCCCTGTAACATTGCATCCCGCTGCCTTGTATCCTTGCAGCCCACGTCTCCGGCCCTTAACTGCCTATCCCTTCATGCCTAGCTCTgcatccccgcatccctgcctACTCAGCCCCATACCCCCACATCTCACAGCCCTACACTCTTGCAGCTCTCATCCCCAGCTCCATACCCCTGCATCCCTAGTCCCGTACCCCCACATTCCTGCATCCAGAGCCCTACACCCTTGCATCTCCAGAACCCCGCATTCCTGCATccccacatcctgagcctcatccCCAGCCCAgtatccccacatcccacagtccTACACTCTTGCAGCCTCCATCCTCAGCCCCCACATACCCGCACCCCCAACCCCACAAccccacatccccagccctgTACCCCCGTATCCCTGCATCCTCAGCTCCATATCCCCACAtcactgcacccccagccccataaccccgCATCCTCACCCCTCCAGCCCCGCACCCCTCCTCCCACAGCCCGTCCCGCTCACCCAGCATCTTGCTGAGCACGGCGTTGTGCAGGTCGGGGTTCTGCTGCGCCAGCCGCTTGCGCTCATCCTTCGCCCAGACCATGAAGGCGTTCATGGGCCGGCGGATGCGGGAATCCTCGCCGGCCTTGCCCTCGGCCCGGCCCGCCGGGGGGCTGTATCCATAGCCCGGCTCGGGGCTGGGCGTGCGGCTGGGGGCCGCGCCGGGGCCCGCGCCGGGGGCCgctccgccggggccggggccgaagGCGAAGCCGGGCTCGGGGCTGGGCGTGCGGCTGGCGGGGGAGGCGGCTCCCGGGGGGCGCGGGAAGGCGAGCCCGGGCTCAGCGGCCGGCACGGCGGCGGTGACCCATGAACAGTCGCCCCGGGGTTGCGATATCTCCTCTCGGCAGTAGTTAGACTCAGATATATTCATTCCAGCTGGACAGCACTTTGTGTCCGACCCGACCGGGTGCCGGAGAGAGAAAAACCGGGTCCCGCCGCGTTCCACCGGGTCCAGCAGCCGCCGAGCAGCAGCCCCGCCGCTCGCCTCGCTCGCCTGCGcttcggggggatttggggtcggctcggtttgttttggtttcttttctttctttcttttttttctcctcttttatttttttcccccttttccccccaaaaaaaaaacttttgggATGATGCTGGGCTGGAAGGGGCAAAATATAGCAGGGCTGGACCAATCAGAGGggcggaggggaggaggaggaggagagggagaggaggaggaggagatgagggggaggagaagaaggaggaggagatggagatgaaggggaggatgaggaggaaggggggcgtccccaggcACCAGCAGGAAGAGCCACCCGGGGAGGGCCGGTCTGGGATCGGTGTGGACGCTGCTGCCCAGTTCCCTTCCTCCCAAGGAGGAGGGttgttaattttttctttctcttcttttcctttcttttattttttcgtttttttcctttgcaatccTCTTTTCTGACTACGTTCGATGTGCCTGCACCTCCCGCAGCCCTTCTGAGTCCAGCCAGGGAAGTGTTGAGATTTGCCTGCCCGGCCGCTGCTTTGCAGGCAGACAGGGATGCTCGGGGCTTTGCATTTATTCTTCTTACGACTTATTCAGTGTGCGTATTTTTGCCAGCATTCCCCGCCCGGGGTCgggagcagccctggggtgaAAGCAGGGACGAACCCTCTTCCCCATACAATTTTCCGGTGGGAATTTCAGTGCTGGGGGGAAGAAACATCTCGCTTTTAAGCAGCGTTCACATTAAAAGAAACATGTTTTCAGCCTGGCGTCCTAGGGGCTGTTGAGGAATGGTGTGGTGTGTTCACCAGTAGCTGGGGGATTGTGGCTAAAACCTGCCGAGCTGGCACGGCCGTGCTGTCACCACAGACACCGTGGGCACTGCAGCACGCCCACGGCACACTGCCATCTGAGAAGCAACGTGTCCCCCACCGCAGGGTCACGGCTCCACTCGCTCGGCTGCTGTCCAGCAGAGATTTGGTGTGCCAAAAGCCAGGCTAGGTGGTCTGAAGGTCCTTCCTGCCCTTGGCACAGCAGAGTTATGAACTCTGTAGGACCCGTTCACAAGCTGCGAGACCTGTCTGAATGCTgtccctgccccccagaacccccctggCTATGGGGGTGATGTGTAGAAGGTGCCCCAGTGTCAGTATCTGCCCCCAAGGCCCCTCTGGCTGCAGACGTGCCTGAGACCCCAACCTGAAATGTGAACGTCAGCCTTGGGAAGACTTGGGGCGCCAGGTTGCGCAAGAGCCCGGCTCCCAGCCTGCTTGCAGTGGTGGGGTATTGCATGCCATGGTTTCTGTGTGTCTGGAAGTGATTTGAAAAAGTCGATCTGCTGTTAACCCTAAAGAAAACAAagaccttaaaaaaagaaaagttgtctCACTTATTCAGTTGCTAGCCAGGAGAGACAGAGGTTCCAGGCTAGATTTCCTTCATGTTTCTGGAGACTCTTATTAAAATTTTGCAAGAGCAAATCAGTACCAGTCCACAGGAGAGCCCGTACGGCTGCAAGGAGCCTCTTCTATGCTCTCCCCCATCCTGCCCTGGCTGTACAGCCAAGGATGGAGCCGGAGCACTGCGATGCAGGAGGAACAGCCACATGTCACCGCCTGGAGTGGAGTCCCCAAGCCACCGGCAGCTTTGGCTCTTtgccctgccctgggagcagcaaggtgggtgctgggggagctTGGGACCTCCAGGCCAGGACCTGTGGCTGCTTGTGGGGTAAAGTGAGAAGCCTTTGGGGCAGTCAGTCTGGGCAGCtgctggagacattccagacaCATCCCCCCGCTCTGATCCTGGTCCTTCTCCCAGGCTTTGGCTGAGCACATGGTGCTTTTCCCGGTCACATCCTCCCTGTGGCCTCCCCCGTGGCCTCAGCAGCACCCATGGCCTCTGAGTGGGCTCAGAGCTGCCCTGACTGGACCTGGTGCCACCAGCTGGcatttgggacatggggatgagATGCAGAGGGGTGGGAGTGGGGGCAGCTCAGATTTTCCCAGCGCTGGAAATGATGCTAAGAGAAGCACATCAGGTCTACGCCCGGCTCAGCTTTCCCAGAGGCGGGACACACAAAACCCCCGCAGCACAGTCCCTCCTGTCACCTCGCTGccccagggacacagggatgtggcAGGGGGTGCTGGTGACCCCCCGGCCCCAGCTCCTCAGCGGCCGCATCTGCAGCGGCGCGTGGTGAGGAAGCGCCGGACATCCCTGGGCAGAGATAACATCGGTCTGTGCCAGATGGGTGACCTCCCCCCGCACCCTCCTCGCCAGGTCTGGCGTCGGGCGAGCTGGACCGTGGCCCAGCACACAGCCTCAGCAGgtctatgttttatttttttattttattcccccCAGCTTTATTGGGctggctgcttgctgtccccaccccagcccccggTTTCCTTTCCTAGCATCCCACGCAGCCCAGCACCACACCTAGCAGAGGAAGCATGGCGGGGACGGCAGCCTCCACTCCCTGCACAAAGGCAttttccctccctgcccccagcccctgcctctgGCTGCTGCTTATTCCATCGAGCCAGGTCTGATGCTGAGCTCTCACCTGCCTAAAAATAGACTTGGCACCACCTGGACCATCCCAAGGGGCCTCGGGGACTTGGGGGCTTGAGGGAAGGTGGTGGGGATAGCAAGAAGGTAAGAGTGAGCACTGCTAGCTGAGCCTGGTGGATATTTCTGCTGCTGATGGCTGCAGGTGGGTACAGCAGCCCCAGTCTGGGCTAGGGACTGTACAACCAAATCCAAGGGATTTATCCTCAAAATTTGCACTCAGGCTACAGAAGCAGCAGGTGGACGctggcagagtgcccgcagcacagcagcaggaaaACCCTGAATGGGAAAATTGCTTTTAATTCTCATTTTGTAGAGGGTGTAAGGCACCAGGGGACCAGTGAACAGGGCAGGAGAATGAGCTGTCCCCAGGCCTGGGTtcgggttctgcaccctctgcagcTCACACCTTCATCACAGCCTCCCTTCTAGATGTGTTAATCACCGGGCAATTACTGGTGTGGGGTTGTTGCCCCCCTGTCTCCAGTTGGATGAATATTTCACAGAAAGAGATTTCTTATTAATTACAGCTGATAATTATCTCAAGGCCACACCACATAGGTACCCGGGGTGGATGGAGGTGACCTACACCCGCTTCTTCATCCCAAAGAAGGGCCGAGGGGAGCGGGGGGACCTGTACGGGGCTGCTTGGTGCCACCTCAGGATGCCTGGGCTGGTGGCTTCCCTGGCACCCCAAAAGGTGCCCCCACGCCAATCGGTCCCGTGGGCTCCCCCCGGGGCCACTGCAGGTTTGCTGGAACAAAGGCTTCCCAAAGAAAGGCGCTT
The DNA window shown above is from Patagioenas fasciata isolate bPatFas1 chromosome 16, bPatFas1.hap1, whole genome shotgun sequence and carries:
- the SOX18 gene encoding transcription factor SOX-18; the encoded protein is MNISESNYCREEISQPRGDCSWVTAAVPAAEPGLAFPRPPGAASPASRTPSPEPGFAFGPGPGGAAPGAGPGAAPSRTPSPEPGYGYSPPAGRAEGKAGEDSRIRRPMNAFMVWAKDERKRLAQQNPDLHNAVLSKMLGQSWKALSASDKRPFVEEAERLRIQHLQDHPNYKYRPRRKKQAKKIKRMEPNILLHNLSQPCSDNFSMSHHGGSQPGHPQPPPLNHFRELHSMGSDIENYGLPTPEMSPLDVLEQTEPAFFPPHMQDDCNMMPFRGYHHHHQMEFPQEKCMGRDVAVPYAQTPSHLADAMRTPHPSSIYYNQMCSGTQNGLSAHLGQLSPPPEAHHMESVDHLNQTELWTDVDRNEFDQYLNMSRTRPEASGLPYHVSLSKVTPRSISCEESSLISALSDASSAVYYSPCITG